A DNA window from Molothrus ater isolate BHLD 08-10-18 breed brown headed cowbird chromosome 2, BPBGC_Mater_1.1, whole genome shotgun sequence contains the following coding sequences:
- the LOC118688848 gene encoding transforming growth factor beta activator LRRC32-like, which yields MQETLETRAMKLYIIFFLAVVNKETSNYQLPDGTSCEMANSQAFCHNKDLHQIPHDLYPNVNKIDLSGNRIQSIPEMSPSFYTSLQCLDLSSNQISFITPGVFAHMKSLLEINLANNHLYELAQNGTEGIGLLPKVEVLDLSHNSLYNGMAEHFIKEAPALRYLSLADNSIIMVSQKMFQGSPNLVEIDLQSNIIMEIEEGAFETLVSLSKLNLSRNSITCISDFNLRQLEILDLSRNSIETFHTTKSDDEYSLRCLDLSENKLFHFPVFPQVNKLVTLNLSKNLIQLTAESPHNKMDYVKNEWLNASVHFLDQKQSRNKSSLNLSQLVYLDLSYNEIKSIPDGFFESMLSLHTLNLSKNCLQAFAVTYDSALISLTVLDLSYNALQNLLLDAGTLSNLKDLYIQNNYLQTLQFDIFSNLPSLRLLNLQSNNISLCSMYSGLAKQRLAGEESGCVSFVNSPTLQYLYLADNMLNVLPAYSFYKTPLVVLDLSMNPGLKIELKALSGLEKSLECLYLYGNSLVDLNIDLPCFSHLKHLNLSENQLNWLPKWGSDSPLEVLDLRNNRFSTLQNSNILALENSLKNLYLTGNPLSCCGNIWLSSMIQNKNVQIPNVEHLTCQHTQNFGYQDEMHIKNIRPEDCEKEDLKKINFLTILTFVLVLSVIIVGVGSFFCFRRQNFTHQFKA from the coding sequence GCAAACTCTCAGGCATTTTGCCACAACAAAGACCTCCACCAAATCCCTCATGACCTCTATCCAAATGTAAACAAAATAGATCTGTCCGGAAATCGGATTCAAAGCATTCCTGAAATGTCACCATCATTTTACACTTCCCTTCAGTGCCTGGATTTAAGCTCTAACCAGATAAGTTTCATCACGCCTGGAGTCTTTGCACACATGAAGAGTTTGCTGGAAATAAATTTAGCCAACAATCACTTATATGAGCTTGCTCAAAATGGCACAGAGGGGATTGGACTCTTACCCAAGGTGGAAGTACTGGACTTGTCCCACAACAGTCTGTACAATGGGATGGCTGAGCATTTCATTAAAGAAGCTCCAGCACTGCGGTATCTTTCCTTGGCAGACAACAGTATTATAATGGTATCACAAAAGATGTTTCAGGGATCTCCCAATCTTGTGGAGATAGATCTTCAGAGCAACATCATCATGGAAATAGAAGAAGGTGCTTTTGAGACTCTAGTGAGCCTGTCCAAACTCAATCTCTCAAGGAATTCAATTACTTGCATCTCTGATTTTAACCTCAGGCAGCTGGAGATACTTGACCTTAGCAGGAACAGCATTGAGACCTTCCACACCACAAAATCAGATGATGAATATAGCTTAAGGTGTTTGGATCTGAGTGAAAACAAACTGTTTCATTTCCCAGTGTTCCCTCAGGTAAATAAGCTGGTAACTCTGAATTTATCAAAGAATTTAATCCAGCTCACTGCTGAATCCCCTCATAATAAAATGGACTATGTGAAAAATGAATGGCTAAATGCTTCTGTCCATTTTCTTGACCAGAAGCAAAGTAGAAACAAAAGTTCTCTTAATTTATCACAGCTTGTATATTTAGACTTAAGTTATAATGAAATCAAATCCATTCCAGATGGGTTCTTTGAGTCAATGTTGTCCCTTCACACCCTTAATCTCAGTAAAAACTGTCTTCAGGCATTTGCAGTAACTTATGACAGTGCACTGATCTCTTTAACTGTCCTTGACTTGAGCTACAATGCTTTGCAAAACCTTCTCCTTGATGCTGGTACCTTGTCAAATTTGAAGGATCTCTACATTCAAAACAACTACCTTCAAACATTGCAGTTTGACATCTTCTCAAATCTTCCTAGCCTTAGACTGCTTAATCTACAAAGCAATAATATCAGCCTTTGCAGCATGTACTCAGGATTGGCTAAGCAAAGACTTGCTGGAGAGGAAAGTGGTTGTGTGTCATTTGTGAATTCTCCCACTCTTCAGTACTTGTACCTAGCTGACAACATGCTGAACGTCCTGCCAGCATACAGCTTCTACAAGACTCCTCTGGTTGTCTTGGACCTCTCCATGAACCCTGGACTGAAAATAGAACTTAAAGCATTATCAGGTCTGGAAAAGTCTCTGGAATGTTTGTATTTATATGGTAATAGCCTGGTAGATTTAAATATTGACTTGCCTTGTTTTAGTCACCTTAAACATTTAAACCTCTCTGAAAATCAGCTGAACTGGCTGCCTAAGTGGGGTAGTGACTCTCCACTAGAAGTTCTGGACCTACGGAACAACAGGTTCAGTACATTGCAGAACAGCAATATTTTAGCATTAGAAAATTCACTTAAAAACTTGTATCTCACCGGGAACCCACTTAGCTGCTGTGGAAACATCTGGCTTTCATCAATGATCCAGAACAAAAATGTCCAGATCCCCAATGTGGAGCATTTAACGTGCCAGCACACTCAGAATTTTGGGTACCAGGATGAAATGCACATTAAGAACATTAGACCAGAAGACTGTGAAAAAGAGGATCTGAAGAAAATCAACTTCCTTACTATATTAACATTTGTGTTGGTTTTATCTGTGATCATCGTTGGTGTGGGTTCATTTTTTTGCTTCCGCAGGCAAAACTTTACCCATCAGTTTAAAGCATAG